From the genome of Ostrinia nubilalis chromosome 1, ilOstNubi1.1, whole genome shotgun sequence:
tttcattaaattgagtttcgaccttttcctgaccaaattagttactcctaggtttgactaacattatttagtcaaaggccgaaatgtttgggctttgactaagacttctagtcagacctgaggattgactagtcaaacctaggagtgccggaacttcgaggtttgactataacatatataaataaaaaggaattgatgttcgttagtctgattaaaactcgagaactgctgggccgattgagctgattttggttttaaaatgtttgtcgtagtccagggtaagtctaaacggtgagcaaatacgcgcgcgatattgtttttctttgttgtgtttttgtttgttgacagacaaaattccacgcgggcgaagccgcgggcggaaagctagtttgaaaTAGAAATAACATCATTACAGTGTACCTTACAATAACCATTGTGCAATAAAAAGGTACTTAGTTGGCTCAAACTATGCCATCGCGTGTAACAATCGTCTCGTTCATCAATGACTCTGATATGCTGCAGTTTAGATTAAATGCATAGAAGagatattcttatcgttttcAGCTATCATATTTGATCTCGGAAAGAGATAAATATATATGACACCAATACCTAGACAAGTATTTATCAAACGTTCCTAACCCTGAGATAGATTTTAAACCAAAGATTAGTGTTTCGCAGCTATGTCAGCAAAATCGGATAGTATGTAATAGATATGTATCTACCGGTAAATTAAACACAGAAACAAAAATATCTACGCTGCTATTATGTTGATGCAATGTTGtaggtaaagtaaaataaataaattctaatatttttgcaaaatattataGGTCATAGGCCTATGATGGACATGAATAAAAGATGTCTAAAGAAAATGTCCCATAATTTCAAGTACAATGCCGTACCATTTCATTAGGCGAAACAACCTTGAAGGATgcaatttctttaaattaacaAGCAATCCAAGCTATTATTCTAACGTAGTTTGTTCAAGTGTCAGCTGAACAAACTACATTATGTAAGAACCCTTAGGAAACTATGTAAAATTTTTATCTGCAATGTCTTTATCATGATAAGGTGCTCTTTTAAGACAGTCACAAAACGAACACTGATCAATACTCTTCTGAGTATCGACCCGTGACAAATATGGGTGGGACAAAATGTGTGATTCCTATTCTACTGTGTTTAATATTCGAAACGTATGGATTGCCTCGAGTAGACCCGTTGGTTGACTCAAAGATCGGGCTGATCAGAGGCCTCACAGCACCAGACGGCACATATTCTATGTTTCTGGGAATACCGTTTGCTACAGTGGACCCGTCGAACCCATTTGGGGTAAGTTTGAAATAGGGTATTTAATTGCACATTCTTTTAATTCTCAGTTTATCTCCTTCTCTCTCAATGTACCTACTCAATTTCTTTAGTAAGATATGAACGTCAAGTTCATGCAAACTTAGTGCGCgattatacctactaatatacATAGAATCCGTTTGATAAAATCATTAATTTCATGTCTTTCAGCCTTCGACCCCTCATCCTGGCTTTGAAGGCACTTTTGATGCCTACGATGACTCAGCAATTTGTCCTCAACGAGAAGAATTTAACCAAACCCTGACCGGTACGCTTGACTGCTTACACCTCAATGTGTATGTGCCCAGCACTGCCAGTTCCAAAAATCGCCTACCAGTACTAGTCTGGATATATGGAGGTGGCTTTTCCATAGGATTCGCCGGAAGATATGTTTATGGCCCTAAATATTTAGTCAAACATGAAGTCATCTTAGTTACGATAAATTACAGACTTGGACCATACGGATTTATGTGTCTTGATAACCCTAAAGTACCTGGAAACCAAGGTCTCAAAGACCAATTGCTGGGTTTAAGGTGGGTTAAGGACAATATAGAAGCATTCGGCGGAGATTCTGACAAAATAACGATTTTTGGAGAGAGCGCTGGTGCAGTTTCAGTAGGTTTTCACCTTATCTATACACAAGAGGAACTATTTCGTAACGTAATTCTACAGAGTGGCACTCCATTAGCACCATTTGCAATTGCTGAACCGGATTATAATGCACCATTGAAGCTAGCTCAATATTTAGGTTTTGTGGCAACCAACTCAGATGATGCGTTAGAATTTTTAAGAACTGTAGATACGGATCTAATCTTAGCAGCAACAGAGGCAACAGGAATTGTGAATCTACCTTGTGttgaaaataaatttgataatGTTGAAAGCCTCATAACCGATCATCCTATTAATGTTGAAATACCTAATGCAAAATCAGTCCCCATTTTAATTGGTTTCAATAATAGAGAACAACTCGGCACTTACGCAAAAGCTGGTCCTGAATTATTTGAATCGGATGAGTTTTATAAAACAATAGAGAGCCACTTTACCTACGATAGTGAACACCTTGCCAGAGTGGCGGAAAATGTACGCCAATTCTACATTGGTGATGAAGATATAAGTGCAAGTATGAAATGGGAAATATCTGATTTTagttcagatttcttttttaatCATCCAAACTACAGATTCATTCAGAAGTATTTAGAAAATGGAGGCAATAATgtatatcattatttattttcttacgATGGGGacagaaattttgtaaaaagAAGGCTCAACATTACGGACAGCGGTGCATCACATGCCGATGAAATAACGTATTTGTTTGATTTCACTCCCTTCAACGAATCGCCTACATCTGATGATCAGCTCGTAATTGATAGAATGACAACGTTGTGGACAAACTTTGTTAAATATAGGTAAGTTGCAAACAAGTACCTACTAGTACATTCTGGAAttttaacccattaacgcccaaATGAAGACTACGGTCAATTTCACATAgccaatgtttattttctttataaaaatacttcagaaATAATACTAAACAGAAAGAAATTCAAAAACAAAATCAGAAGTTAGGTTTTCAGGGGTGTACTAAGTTTAGTACAATGGGCGCTTATGAGTCATATTGAGCAAAGTCTTCTCCATCCTGTCACAGTGTTTTCGGGCACTTGCAATAAGCTGTTTTGACTCTATTGAAACACACAGTAATTTTAAGCTGTCAAATCAGCTTGTTTGCtggtttattttgattttaaccattatttcatattttttctccACCAACTAGAGCAAgactacctacttttatttatcttttataggTCAAATATGTGCGTACTATATATTTACGAAATGCTAGCTGATCTAAGCGACTATATGGGCTTACTATGCAGTGCAGTCTGCATGCATTTGAAATTGTCATGTCCACCATATAAGCGAACAAGACCCATCCACCGCTTTTTTTCCTTTTACCTCAATTTGGTAAAGTTCTATAGACTAGCCATCTGATCTACCCCACTGATCTTCTTATTATACTGGAGCTGGACACCCTGTGGTGCCTAACTTAACTTTTTTTTCGCAAGAGACCCCATATAATGACCTTTCCCAATGGTTCTAAAGCATCAAAATTTGTTCCAATAGTACCCacattattatctttcaatcaatactaataaaaatatttttgccttgTTGAATCTGTCTCTAGGctttttgtgaaaatctttataagtaatcaaaggATACCGTTTGGTTCTGTTTTCACGTGTGGTTCcaaaaactatgtaactaagTCTCTTTAGGTCGACAAACAGCTCGTAATTGGGAAAACAATAATATGTTTCTTTTTGTTGTCTGTAACCCCATAAATAAAGAGTCATGTtattgaaaaaagaaaacaatgattacatataaaaactatgaagaaataagtaaacactctaataataatgcCGTTATTGTACTATTTTACGTAACATGTCAAGCGCCCATTGTACTAAACTTAGTACAGCATCACTTTGGTAGTTATAGCATGAAAAAAAATCCATGAAATGAACTTTTctaggtattttttattagaaTATGTTGTTAGCTAATACACAAACAACATAATTTGgtattttgtgtaacttaaacctTGCATAAAAAATTATCAAGTACCCACTAGAGCatacgaaaaaatcactgaaacgaAATCGCAAAATACCCCCTTAAGATTGTATAATTATGGTCTGTTTCATCTCAGGATATAATGCATAGACCTTTGTTTACCGATTGGAATTATTTCCAGAGTAAAAATACCCACTAAATCAGATTTATCGTAACTTAAAGTTGTGTACTATTTATTGTACGGCGGGCGTTAATGGAAGAGAGATTTTATTACCTTTAAAAAGGCattcatttattcatttttGTCAATTTAACTTCTTCTGTCTATAGTaacaattttcatttatttcagtGAACCCATTCCCGAGACCAGCGACTTGCTGCCAGTACAATGGCCGCTTGTTACAAAAGAATCCCTGACTTGTCTCAATATAGATTCGGAACTTAGTATTCAGAAAAGACCTTTCCATGACAGAGTGGCCTACTGGGACTTATTCTATAGGCTGAACAAAGTATTCCAAAAGGGATATAAAGAGGATTAGGAGTGAACACATACAACCTACCTACTTCACAATTGCactacaaaacatgttttgtttttattccagttaactttataattaaagaCTTATTAATAAGACAAAAACTTTATTGAGCAATTTGAGCATAATTATGTAATATACCTTAACAGCAAGAATACTAATCTACACATAACATTAAACTTTATTACTTATGTTGTGACAATGAACTCtgtttaattttcaaattaagtaCCGTAGTTACTTCCGCTTATTAAGCATGTCCAGTTCACAACACCCTAAAAACTTAACACTAATATTTACACggcttttgttgtttacacaATTAAATTCCTCTTTTATTCAGTTTTCGCCTTTTCATTCATGTATTTTTCCGCAGCTTCAGCAATAGCTTTCGTCACTCTCCCAGTAACTTCGTGTAAGTTCTCGTTTGTAAGATTCCATGAGTCTACTGATCGTTTGGAGAAGAATGAAGCTGTTGTGTCATTCGGTCGCCAACTGTTCGGATACACAATTTTGTGCCGAAGGACCGCTTTAATGATAAGGGCTCCTACGTATACAATAAAGTAGACACTAAAATACAACGGTAAGTAATACAATTTTTTGCCTAAATAATAGTAACTGTACCTGTTAACACGAGGGGTCTCTGTAGTAGTTGTTGTTGTgggatgatgataatgatgaaaatcaTGGTCGTCGTCGAAACCATGATGATGGAATTTAAAACTGCTTGGGAAGTCATGAGGAAAACCGCTATCATCCATTGGAGGTCCTGAATCCATTCCTGGTTTTTCATcagatggtggtggtggtggtggtgccATTACAGACATATCATTTCCTTTCATATCATTGCCACCTTTACCGCTATCCATATCACCGTGGGGTTTGTTAAATATTAATTCTGGATAGTCACTGTCATGACCATACGATGGAGGACCATGATGATCATAGCTTGGATGGTGGTGGTCTTCTGGTGGCTTATCGTAATAGCCATGGAGATCAGGTTTGTCATCTGAAGCAGGCGGTGAATCCATTTGAGGTTTGTTATAACTATAACCACCCAAATCCATGCTCGGGGGTGAGTCAAACGACATTGAAGGCTTCTTGTAAGTATATCCATGAGTATCCATAGCTGCCATAGCTGGTGGTGTATCGGCAGCGCCTCCTGGTTTGCCGTAGGAATATCCAGAGAAAGGTTTGTTCACAGGCGGTAGAGTAGGAACGAAGGATAATGAAGGGGGCTTATATCTATAACCTAAGTCCATTGGAGAATCATTAGAGTCATCAGACGTGTCCGGTCCCGAATCATCTGAAGTATCAGCTGGAGGTCGATACATTGACACTGGAGGACTTAGTGTTGGCGAAGGTGGTGGTGGCGCTGGTGCTGCGACCGGCGATGGTCCTGATGGAGGATACGGTGGAAAAGACTCGTAATTAGTGGGTATTGGAAAATCATCTCCAGTTGCTTTCGGTGGTGGAGGAGGTGGAGGCACCAAACTTGCCACCGCCTTGGGTGGCGCTGAATTAGGGCTCGATTGCTTTGATTTACTTCCATATTCACTTGGTAAATAAGGTTGTGCCGGATTGTACCGATCAATTGGTTGTTGCATATGTACAGTGTCTTGAACTTCCCCTCTCACTGGATTTTTCATTTCCTTAAAGTTGTCTAAATTCGTAAACATATTAGTCTTTTTGCTGTTGGAATATACATCGTACATCGGTTTCTTTGAGTTTTTTACTTGAAATGGTTTTAGGCTGACATATGGAAAACGTAAGTTAGGTTCAGTCCGAATGGCTCTTGATTCATTTTCAGCTCCGTTGCCAGGATTCGTGCCGAATCTGTAAACAATGAGAAAATTATGTGATTAAGACATTTCACGTTTCAATTCACACACTGCCTAGGTCGTAGTTAGATTAGAAAATTACCCTGGTAAGGCGAAGTCTTCATTAACCTGAGTGTCTTCAGTCGTTGTGTAAACGTTTTCTTGAGATTTTTCAGTCGCATCATTTTCGTCTTTGTTTGAATTAATTGCCACTTCTTCCCATTTATCAACATACTGATTGTGTCTTTCGTTATCAATAATATGCCAAATATTTTCGACATTAGATGGTGCAGGCGTAGTTGTCGTTGTCGTAGTGGTCGTAGAAGTCGTGGAGCTTGTTTTGGGTAAATACACAGGAGAATTATACAAATTGTTATACAATGCGAAATAGTCTGTTTTATCCACTTCACTGTTCTGGTCGTTATCGTCTCTTATTTCCTTCTTTGGAACTGAATATACCACATCATTAACGTTTTCTTCAGGTACGTATATCGGCTGCGAGGTCGTGGTTGTGGTAGTCGACGTCGTCGATGTCTTGGCAGCGACTCTCTCCTGTTCCAATAATTTTCGAATAGATTTTCGCATGTTGTTCCCATCATCGGATTCAAATTCTGCGAAAATTAAGTCTGGGGTCTTCACCTTTGGCGTCGTTGTGGTCGTGGTAGCGTTGTGAGGCGAATCTATTCTTCTCATCCAATTGTGGTAGTAAAACGGAGCCGAACGCGCTTCATTGTTTGATTGTGACCGCGGCGACGGGGTAACCACAAAAACCGACGGACGCGATAGTATATTCACTTCAGCTTCCGAACTGTATATCAGTAGAGACACTAACACCGTACAAAGTGTAACTTGTTTCattgtgtttttatttgtacATCGGAAGACCGCTGAAGATGAGTGAAGCCCGCTAGGTCTGACTAGTAACTAAAAATAAAGGGTTATGTCGAAGATTTTGAAATGTCACACATTTTGAAGCATCGAGTGTGAAATTGCGATAATTGGTAGCGGTACTTCATATGTGGCACGGCTGAAGCACGATCCAGATCGCCGCTGCAATTTGCACTATTAACCACCGCCGATGTCGCTCGCTGCTGGGGCCGGTGGAAAGTGTTCCATATTTGTGTAAGATATTTGTAACTATGTGTAGGTACCCATATGTCTTTATTGTAGAGTTACCTTAATGAACCTTTACGTATTTCAGTGTTATTCCTAAATCACCAACcaatattacaataaataagtaaagataaataaataagcaacaGATAACGTAACTGTTCTCCCCCAGAATTTTACTCCTGCCTGCTGAGCAGTTGGAAATAGAATAAAGGGTTACGTTTTTCCTAacttttacatatttttcataAGCTACCATGTTAGAAATACTtacgtttaaaataaattgtttatattACCTACAAGTTAGAAATAATTAATTCAGATAAACGCATTAGTAGACGACTCCACTAGTAACCCAAAGCACTTTTAAACACAAAGCTCCTACGTGGTCACCTACTGAACGGCAATTAAAACGAGATAATGAAAATTCAATTAGCAAATTGATCAGTCCCACAACACAAAACACGAGCTTCACAAATTAAGCACGCAGTACATAAGTGCTAATTATGGGAACCCTTCGGAGTTGCCGTTATTCTAAATACCGATGTTAATCCATAGGTAAAGCAATCACTAACTGTGCGAAAGTACTGCATATTTGTACCATTTATTCGTAATTCATTCACATTTAAAACGTTTTGTAATGGACATCCAGCAGTCTTCCCTAAAAACGAGCATTATGTAATAATTACTCGTATGatttttaacattaaaaaagTTTAATGTAATAAACGCTGTGAGCATGTCACTTTTTAAGTTACGAATAATTTTGCAAATAAACTTAGGTAGAGCtttaattttttgaaaataGCTTTTATTTATCGGTAAAGAGGTGCGTTAATGTCACCGTCATTTATTTACTAGTTGCATTTATCTTATACTAACTATATTTGATTAATATTTATGATGACGTAGGTCAAGTATGCCTACTTGAAAGATTAGATTAGATGGATTTGTCCAATATGTTTTCGCGATATGTAAAGAATAAGGAGCTATTTACTTAtacgtattattttattagacaAATACtggtcatttattttattattacctgGACCCCTTAGGAAAGAGAGAGATACAGGATAGTTGTGTGattataagaaataatatttgCACTAAAACTCAAAATAAGCTATCTTTATTaacaacattttatttataaataattgtttatttacatattatttttatgactatagtttgtcaatttaatataattacgtCTAACTTATACTTACACTTAACATAATTTGTCAACTTTAATCTATTCTGTCATTTTATTCTCATTGGTAAAATACTATCCGTTAGTTTTCACGTCCTCTTTACGTTCGCTAGAGTTTTCGGTGTCATTGTAAGCCGGGTTGTCCACGCCTGAGTCGCTACCGCCATCTATACTATCTGGCGCCAGTTTAGTTTGTTGGTTGGAATCTAGCGGTGCGATTTTGTCCTGACCGTTCTCTGCTTTGCTATCGAGCTTAGCGACATCTGGCTTCTCTTTGCTGGCCTCCATGTTCATCGTTTCTCGGCACTCGACATCAAGAACCGCGGGCTTCTTTTTACAGATGTCGTCAGCGTCGGTAGAGGTGACCCTTTTGCGGATGAAGAATTTGTTGAATAGGAAGTAGATGCAGCCCGTGATGAACGTCGAAGCGGCGAATATCTGATAGGTAGGTCTCGTGCCGAAATATTTCATCAAGTAGCCACCGATTAAACTTCCAGCGCCACGACCTGTAacgaaaatttaaaacaaagtcAGATAACCTTTGCATTAGCTGAATAGGTCCTATACGTTCATAACAACTACTTAAAACTGAGTAAGTTGTAGTCATAAAATCTATAGACTCATTTGGAAAAACAGTGGTGGAAACGCTTTTCCTTGTAATCTTGGAAATGGAAGATCTTCAGAGGATCTTCGACATCACCAGGGAAATAGGTAGCGTTTGACACCGACATGGTGTTTCAGGACCATGTTGGTCTTTTGTTACCACCAGTTTTTGCATGGAGTGGTGATAGGGAAAAGAATCCAAGCATTTTCGGCAATGGTTGAGGATTTTAGACAGCACAAAGAAGACGGGTAGCGTTTGGGACCAACGTTTTGGCAGTTTACGTACCCACGCCATAGTAGAGCCCTCCAAGCAGACCCTGCACAGAGGTGTCGGTGGTGGTAGAAGACAGTCGCGCAGCATACGTCACGGCGGCCGTGAACGACAGCGATGACGTCACCGACTCCAGCGCCTCGAAGATCAGGCACAGCCACGGGTTGTAGATCAGAGAGTAACCTAAACAAAAATTGCCGGATACATTTCTCAAGTTTGATAATTCCAGATAACTTATTTGTGACTCATTTCAACACTCTTGAGTGTTTCTCTTGGGTGAGATATAGAGAATAGAGAGGCTAGATATCTCTACATTCAACCCTACTACTACTGCAACGACTCTACACACATAACGACTACAAACTCATCTACTTACATACGGTTTCAGTTAATAAATGTACCTATTGTTGCGATAGagaaattaaaaaatctttttcattttaattttggtTCCATATTTTTAAGAGATTAGGAAATAACTCTATAAGTAAACCATAAGTAACAGAAACAGTCGAGCTCATAGTCAATGAGCAATACCTACATAAGTACCGATTTGGTCGTCCTCAAATATCCATTGTTTCGTCACACTCGGGTGCACACAATACAACAAGCCCAGTGGCTGCTCCCGATTTTGAAGCATCAAACCATCATTACTACGTGACTTGTAATGAAATCACatagtatttgcataaaataacagCCTATTGATATCCCTTATGAGGTAGAGTTCAAAATGACATAGGTACTTCAAGTAGTTCACATAAATTTCGTAGctcaaaaaatcctttatctgTTTCATGTTCGACATTTGACATTAAGGTACCTCTAGAAACTAAGTTCAGAAAACATAAGACAATCATTAATTTGTCTCTACCTAATAATACGCTGGTACAGTACAGACACGTGTCATGTATATCGAGGCGACAATAGTCTATCGGTGTAGTAACGAATTGCATTCGAGATCTGAGGACTAGTAGGACCTCCCACTGTCATTGTGCAAGTTCACAAACATCTCGACACGTCTGTGACCGGCAATAGAAACCATTTCAAATCGTCTTGAAAACTGGTAAAGACAATAGTTGATAAACAACTATGTATATCAAATAAACTAGGTGTGGCGGTCTACAGGACAGAAAGCGGATAGAAAGCTGCGTTTCGGATAGTATAATCAAATGAACTTGTTTTACCTAGCAGTCTGATGGCATAGAACACAAATCCGATGAAGAGCACATTCGCGTGTCCCAATTTCCTGATGATGGGTCCAGAGAGCACCAGAAGGGGGAGACCAGCGATCCCTCCCACGGTGATGGTGATCCCCATCAGGGAACGGGATGCGCCCAAGTCTTGTAACAGCCAGAAGAGGAAACTCTCGATGTAACCCCACGCGGTAcctgtaattttaaaattaccaaGATTTCCttcaatatttttgtgaaagaaTTAAGTAAGTGACGGACTGCAGCATTATCATTAATCTATTTTAATTATTCATAAACACAGTCACTTTATTATAACATTATAGCAATGAGTTACGAAGCAACTCATTTACCTGTTACCTTTTTAATTATGTAACAATTACTtacatatatttattttatgttaagtGTAAAATGAATGAACAAATTACCCATAATGAAGCAAGCGATAAACAAGGCGACAATCTCGATGTTTCTGAACACAGAGATGACGTCTTCCAGGAGGTTCTGTGCCGGCTGTTTGAACTCCAAGTCGATGCTCAGCATCAGAGCTCCAGAAGCCACCTTCAGCACCGCGTACAAGTAGAACGCAGGCCTGGAACATGTTTTGAAGACTAGCTATAAACCGAGTTTATGTTTAACCACTATAACGAGGTCTTAAACACTCAATATGCATCTATGCTTAAGAGCAGGACCGTCTATAACGTACTGAGTGCCCTGGCATAGAGCTTCATTTCATAATCGGACCCAAAATGCAGACAGACTACAGCCTCCTCAGAAATAGTAATTCCCTTTACAATATTTGAACCCACTGATAACGCTACGAAATGAAAGCTGACACTCCAAAGTTCTTTTACTAAATTAGCCTTGATAGATAGATTACATTGCGTTAGATATTGAAAGCCGATTTATACTTTTAAGTTTCTACACGGTCACATTAACAGGTTGTTTACTACAGTTGGACCCATGTACATAAATGAATATTATGGGCAATAACAAATCATCCCGACTGGTGCACCGATAAGGAGAGAAAACCGTAGCAAAAGGCGTGGAAGTAATTGTCAGACACACCTCAATTGCGTAGGTGTTCCGTTGTCAGTACAACTCAGTAAACAGTTTTCTCCGATCTTATTTAGTTAGATCGATTGGTGGTAGATAATATGTATCTTTCTCTCCCATATCTTATAAATTTGTAGGTACACTGCGCACCCAGTGCGCAAGTAAAACAGTGTGCTTATGACAAGTAATACCTAAGTATTACTGGTGTACCAATTTCATAGATCACATTTCAATTTGAAGTCCAGTTAATCTTTAAATCTTAAAATCAAATATGTCAAAAAGAATGATTTCACAAGTAAAGCTCAGTGATACAGGATCGTCCATAGATTACACGTCTTTACTCCTTTAGTTGACTTTCAGTAAGTGCCTGCAGTATCTTGAGGTCAGCACCCCTTCGTACTCATtccatattaatattttttgaaagacTACAGAAATCAGAGTTAGAACTTTAAAACAGTTTGTTAACTCATACAGTTTCACACAGCTACCTGAAGTCCGTATATCCCTTGCCCCTGCTCACGTAGTCAATGAGAAGACCAGAGAGAGGCGAGGAGATCATGCCTCCCAGGCTTCCGTAGACTCGCTGCAGACCGTAGTCAGCTCTCTGCTCCCGTATGATGGCTATCACGGCACCCTCGAACATCGCGAAAGCTGTTCCTCCGATTATACCGATAAACACACGCACCTGAAAAAGTAACAGTAATAATAGAGTGTAATTTTCTTCGCCATAACATTTGCTATGTCATTTAAATTCAATGACAAAACTACATAtttaactacactcgcgagcaaaagtatggaatcacttacatgaatttgtttccacgcgatcttgtgtagtaacgaatttgttagtaacaaaaaaagtagcaccattttaaagattaaacttttgaactttaaattgataccaaattcatttaaatcacaccagtatttaaaaagatatcccggctgatgtgaagaagtaagaaaaaagacatgtaccaactgtttgatacgtcgcgagttgcgacctatttaccccctataaaataaataaaataaaaataaaaaaataaaataatttattcacagAAGGATTTACAACAACAACTTAAGGTTACTGGTAGTTCCCAAACTAGGTAATCCTGTCTCTTGGGAACTGGAATTGATAGTTTGCTGTGTTTTACGGTTGTACGATTACTTTAAACTGCACAGGTACTGGCAAAAGTGAATTTAATGGGTGCATAAGGTGTGTgcggtgtgtgtgtgtgtgtgtgtgtgtggtgtgtaAGTGTGagtataaaagcacgtgttttcggatttttgcgttcacacgttgatctatacacatctcggcttcttttgacactttacctgggattctacttctacacctacagaagcagcacaaatcgttgcactgttgcaagaagggctcagccagcgggctgtcacacgtcagctccacataagccagtcctgggttccgaaagttttaagacgcttttgggagactggtggctttatcccgagaccaagttctcaacagcgccggtgcacatcgcagagggatgaccgttttttcatgtcaacctctctatgaaatcgtcatttgactggtatcgacgtccagcaagagctcagaaatgttcgtaggatagctgttagcgagtggacagttcgtctaagaatgagcaataaaatttgactccaaaaaggcctgccacaggctggaaactgacggcaggtcaccgacaagcacgctttcaattaggtcgcactcggaaggcgagtaatggaggcgagttttgttctccgatgaatgcagactttttttgcagtgcagcaatcgaagaggtcgggtctatagacggcctggggagcgatttgtgcagtgctggttcgctaaaacattggcttatgggggtggcttgctcgacttcccatcgagatgtgtaggagcaaattgaaagcgtgcttatcggtgacctgccgtcagtttcaagcctgtggcaggcctttttggagtcaaattctattgtttatatcttagacaaactgtccacttgctaaca
Proteins encoded in this window:
- the LOC135072436 gene encoding cholinesterase 2-like translates to MGGTKCVIPILLCLIFETYGLPRVDPLVDSKIGLIRGLTAPDGTYSMFLGIPFATVDPSNPFGPSTPHPGFEGTFDAYDDSAICPQREEFNQTLTGTLDCLHLNVYVPSTASSKNRLPVLVWIYGGGFSIGFAGRYVYGPKYLVKHEVILVTINYRLGPYGFMCLDNPKVPGNQGLKDQLLGLRWVKDNIEAFGGDSDKITIFGESAGAVSVGFHLIYTQEELFRNVILQSGTPLAPFAIAEPDYNAPLKLAQYLGFVATNSDDALEFLRTVDTDLILAATEATGIVNLPCVENKFDNVESLITDHPINVEIPNAKSVPILIGFNNREQLGTYAKAGPELFESDEFYKTIESHFTYDSEHLARVAENVRQFYIGDEDISASMKWEISDFSSDFFFNHPNYRFIQKYLENGGNNVYHYLFSYDGDRNFVKRRLNITDSGASHADEITYLFDFTPFNESPTSDDQLVIDRMTTLWTNFVKYSEPIPETSDLLPVQWPLVTKESLTCLNIDSELSIQKRPFHDRVAYWDLFYRLNKVFQKGYKED
- the LOC135076771 gene encoding uncharacterized protein DDB_G0284459-like; translated protein: MKQVTLCTVLVSLLIYSSEAEVNILSRPSVFVVTPSPRSQSNNEARSAPFYYHNWMRRIDSPHNATTTTTTPKVKTPDLIFAEFESDDGNNMRKSIRKLLEQERVAAKTSTTSTTTTTTSQPIYVPEENVNDVVYSVPKKEIRDDNDQNSEVDKTDYFALYNNLYNSPVYLPKTSSTTSTTTTTTTTTPAPSNVENIWHIIDNERHNQYVDKWEEVAINSNKDENDATEKSQENVYTTTEDTQVNEDFALPGFGTNPGNGAENESRAIRTEPNLRFPYVSLKPFQVKNSKKPMYDVYSNSKKTNMFTNLDNFKEMKNPVRGEVQDTVHMQQPIDRYNPAQPYLPSEYGSKSKQSSPNSAPPKAVASLVPPPPPPPKATGDDFPIPTNYESFPPYPPSGPSPVAAPAPPPPSPTLSPPVSMYRPPADTSDDSGPDTSDDSNDSPMDLGYRYKPPSLSFVPTLPPVNKPFSGYSYGKPGGAADTPPAMAAMDTHGYTYKKPSMSFDSPPSMDLGGYSYNKPQMDSPPASDDKPDLHGYYDKPPEDHHHPSYDHHGPPSYGHDSDYPELIFNKPHGDMDSGKGGNDMKGNDMSVMAPPPPPPSDEKPGMDSGPPMDDSGFPHDFPSSFKFHHHGFDDDHDFHHYHHPTTTTTTETPRVNSWRPNDTTASFFSKRSVDSWNLTNENLHEVTGRVTKAIAEAAEKYMNEKAKTE